The following proteins are co-located in the Flavobacterium sp. CECT 9288 genome:
- a CDS encoding lactonase family protein — MKKSLVFLILLVFSVTVKAQNKKINLLIGTYTQNCDSKGIYVYDFDISNGNFSYKNATDKTVNPSFLTVSSQNNFVYSVNEFGKESTISAFNYNASSGAIQFLNKQSAIGADPCYIINDDKNVIVANYSGGSISVLEKNSDGTLQEAKQVIQHYGKGLHPKRQEAPHVHMVSFSPDKKFVLANDMGTDKIYSYSYDPLAKTDVLQLKDSISVTAGSGPRHLTFSKNGKFVYVLQELSGMITVYGYKEGELVKRDETTILAAGFKGDFTAADIHFSPDGKFLYATNRGDANTISIFKANANGKLQLVEHVSTLGKGPRNFAIDPTGAFLLVAHQYSNNVIIFKRNKKTGILTNTGKKIELCAPVCLVFTDNK; from the coding sequence ATGAAAAAATCTTTAGTTTTCTTGATACTCCTCGTTTTTAGTGTTACGGTCAAAGCGCAGAATAAAAAAATCAATTTATTAATTGGAACTTATACTCAAAATTGCGACAGTAAAGGCATTTATGTTTATGACTTTGATATTTCAAATGGGAATTTCAGTTACAAAAACGCAACAGATAAGACAGTAAATCCAAGTTTTTTAACAGTATCCAGTCAAAATAATTTTGTGTATTCTGTGAATGAGTTTGGAAAAGAAAGTACAATTAGTGCTTTTAATTACAATGCTTCTAGTGGAGCAATTCAGTTTTTAAATAAGCAAAGTGCTATTGGTGCTGATCCTTGTTATATTATTAATGATGACAAAAACGTCATTGTAGCAAATTATTCTGGAGGTTCGATCAGTGTTTTGGAAAAAAATAGTGACGGTACGCTCCAAGAAGCCAAACAAGTCATTCAACATTACGGAAAAGGATTGCATCCCAAACGCCAAGAGGCGCCTCACGTGCACATGGTCTCTTTTTCACCGGATAAAAAATTTGTTTTGGCTAATGATATGGGAACTGATAAAATATATTCCTACAGTTATGATCCACTTGCAAAAACTGATGTGCTACAATTAAAAGACAGTATCTCCGTAACAGCAGGAAGTGGACCACGGCATTTAACTTTTAGTAAAAATGGCAAATTTGTTTACGTCTTGCAAGAACTAAGTGGTATGATTACAGTGTACGGTTATAAAGAGGGTGAACTAGTTAAAAGAGATGAAACGACTATTTTAGCAGCAGGTTTTAAAGGAGATTTTACAGCTGCAGATATTCATTTTTCTCCTGATGGAAAGTTTTTATATGCTACTAATCGTGGCGATGCCAATACCATTTCAATTTTTAAAGCCAATGCTAATGGGAAACTCCAATTAGTGGAGCATGTTTCAACATTAGGAAAAGGGCCGCGTAATTTTGCAATAGATCCTACTGGAGCTTTTTTACTTGTTGCGCATCAATATTCAAATAATGTAATTATATTTAAAAGAAATAAAAAAACAGGCATACTAACCAATACGGGCAAAAAAATAGAATTGTGTGCGCCTGTTTGTCTTGTTTTTACTGATAATAAGTAA